The DNA window AAAAATCGTTACACATAAATAAACAAAACATAATAAAAATACGCCTAATTTTTTCTTAATCATTTTTTTCCCTTCCTTTCTTTTATATTTATACTAGGAACATAAGCCTTTATTTTCTCATCTATCCATTCTCCATTCTTATAAGTTAGCTTGATCCACCTAATTTGATCTTTATTTTTTATCCTTGCATAAATATTATTTTCATCATCCTTAAAAAGCTCATAAATCTTGTCATAAGATAAATTTTCTCCTATCCCCTCAAAACCAAACCCCTTCCACTTATAGCTATTTACAGTATTTTTCCCATTCTTTAAAATCTCTATTGAAACAATTTCATCCATTTTGTCATCATCAATATCTGCAAATATATAATCCTCAAATGGTTTTGATAGTCTTGAACCTCTCCATTTAGGTACAATTCCTTCATTCCAATCATATATAAAGGGTCTTTTTGCCATAACCGGATGAAATCTAGTTTGTTTATAAACTCCAATGGATATTTCTTTTTTTCCATCTCCATCTACATCTGCTATTTGCACTTTCCATGGATTTAAATGATGAAAAGTTTTTCTAAAAAGTTCATAAAATCCTCTATCAAAAGAAAGTATCAATAACTCATTTCCAAAAACTTCACCTTTTTTTCCTGTAATCAAAAGAATTTCATCCAAATGATCCTTATCTAAATCTCCTATAGCACAGCTTATAATCTTTTTATTTTTCTTTCTTAAACTATATGTTGCAATCTTTTCATCCGTAGTATAAAGGCTTAATGTATCCTCTGATAAAAATAAAATATATTTATTCTTACTACTTCTAACAAATCCTTTGATTTTTATATTTTCTTTACTTTTTTCAATGATTTTTATTGAATTTTTATTTTTCATCATAAGTATTTGATCATCCAAAAACTTTATACGAAAGATGGAAGCCTTTATTGTTTCACTTTTGATAAGTGCAACCTGTTCAAATGATAAACATTCAACAATCCCTATTATTATTATTAAAAATATGATAAGCTTCTTTTTCCCTGTCATGTCTACACTCCACTATATTTTTATATCTGTCTCCTTAATTATAACACCATTTTACAAGTAATCATCCTGGTATTTCCATAAAATAGAAAAATCGCACACTGCTAGATGAATATATTGATAAATTGTTCTTTTATTTAGATTGTTCTATACTTCCAAGATCATTTGGATTAGCTTTTTCTATATGAATTTTTACTATAGGATATGCTTTATGAGCTGGAGCACTATTTAAGTAAAATTTTGCAGGCCTTGACTTGTCCGCACTCTCAAATACTACTTCTTTTATTCCTTTTCCTATATATAATCCATCTCTTGGATTTAGCTCTATCCGTTCACCATCTGCAATGACAAATCCCGTTTCTCCAATATTAATAATTCCAAGTTCTCTTCTTTCAAGAAAATATGCTGAACCGATTTCTTTTCCACCTTCTAGTTTTAGAAGTTCTATAGGACATGCACTTCCTACAATAATTCGATCAATATGGCTATATATAAATTTTGTCTCTCCTGTAATAAATAAACTATCCATCAAGAAATTTTCTCTTAATTTTTCTGTGTCATAACCTTTTGCTTCTCTAGGGCTAACTCCATATCTAACTTCCATTTTATTCTCCTCCCTTTATTTAAAATTTTAAAGATTATTGTTTTATCCAATTAAATGATGCTATCGTTTCATTTTCGTTATTCGCATTATCCTTTACAAATATGCTCTCCCTTCTGTTTATTTTTTAGTATACAAAATAAGAGTGTAATATAAAAAACCAACATAAACATGTGGTTTTATATTACACTCTATCTTCAACAGAATCTCGCTCTATCAATTCATGCTTTATCATAATCTTTACATTACTATATACTTGATTAAACAGTTGAATCATTTGTTCTACAGCAATTATCCCCATTTTTTTAAAAGGAACTTTCACCGAAGTAAGTGTTGGAAATGAATATTTTGCTAAATCTATATCATCCATCCCCACTACAGAAATATCTTTGGGTACCTCATATCCTAAAGAACGAGCAATACTCATAAACTTTACTGAATAAGAATCACATAGTCCAAAATATGCATCAGGCACATCCTCTGATCTAAGCACTTTTCTTATAATATCTTCCCATTCTGATTTACTAGAAATAACATGTAAAAATTTATCATCTATCTTAATCCCATAATCCTGTAAAGCTCTTTTATATCCTTTTAACTTTTTTTCATCTACATAAAGTTCCTTTGGATTTCCTATGGCTAAAATCTTTTTATGTCCTTTTTTAATTAAATAACTTACTATGTCATAAGCTCCCTTTTCTAAATCTACTCCTACAAAATTTGTATCATTCCCCAAAAGCACCCTATTGACAAATACATGGGGAATCCCATTTTCAGCTAATAACCTTGCTTCTTTTTCTTCATCCTCTTTATTTTTACCAACTATAATAACACCTTTTGCTTTGTTTTTATAGTCCCATTTTGCATAATCCTCATCAATTTGTTTTCCTACTCTTCTCACCAATTGAACTAAAACATCTGATTTTTCTGCTCTTTCTATAACACCTTGAACAATTTGAGAAAATCCTTGAAACTCATCATAATCATGACAAACACTAATTTCTATTACAAAATTTTTATGTTTATTAATTACATCCACTTTGAAGTTCAATTCTTCCATAGCTTGTATAATTTTCTTTTTGCTATTTTCCCTCACATTGCTCCCATTCAAGAACCGAAACACAGTACTTCTAGAAACTCCTGATTTTTTCACAACATCTTCTATTGTTGCCATTACGACTTTTTCACCTTCCTTCTTATTATCTATAGTCTACCTATAAGTTCTTTTTCACCATTTGAAACGTTTCATCGTTTTGAAACCACTATCTCATTTTATATAATACCATTTTTTATCCAATTATAAGTCTTTTATTTAGAGTTTTATCATCAAACAGCCAGTAAAAGTACCCTTTTTTAGTGAAATTTATATTTATTGCATCCAAAAATAAAGCAGCTAAGTAAAAACTCTCTTAGTTGCTTTATTTTCTTGAATGATTATCATTAATTTGTTAACTCATTACTCTTGGATATTCATCCCTAGAGCTTTTGAAATTTCCTTCCCAAGAGATACAATCATATCTATTTTATCAGAAATTGATTCATCCATAAATCTAATAGAAGGTCCTGACATGGATACTGCTGCAATCACTGCTCCAGAAGAATTTCTTATTGGTGCTGCAATCCCTATTAACCCTTCTTCTCGCTCCCCTACACTTAATGCATAACCATTTGCTTTAACTTTGTCAAGAGCTTCTGCTGTAGGCCAACCTTCTATCTCAAATTTTTTCCTTTCAGAATCATCTAGAAATGCTAATAAAACTTTACCTACAGCCCCCTTATCCATAGTTACCCGATCTCCAATGTCAATAACATGTCGCAATGAGCGAGTAGACTCAAACATATCAATACACAATTTACAATCATCATCTCTAATATATAATGCTATGTTCTCATTTAACTTATCAAATACTTTTTTCATCAAAGGTTGTGCCATTTTTTTCAAATGTTCATTCGCACCCATGTGATTCAAGTTAACCAACCGATTCAATTGACTACCCAAATAGAATTTTTTACTTTCGTTATCTCGCTCTAAAAACTTCCTGTTATTTAATGTCATCACCAGACGATAAACAGTACTAGGAGACAAATTGATTTTATTAGCTATTTCATTAAGTGTCATTCCATTTTCATTATTGATAAAAGCTTCGAGAATATCTAATGCTCTATCTAAAGACCTATTTGAAACTGTTTTTTCACCCATCCAATCCTCCTTATAAGATATATATTTTTTTAAGGTTTAAAATTCCACCTAAATGTTCTTTGGTAACTAAAGCTTAGATTCCTTATAAAAAAGACTTGTCCTTAAAATAAAAATCTCTCCGAAGAAAGATTCTATACTTAACTAGTTAGACCACATTAGCGTGCTAACCCTTTCATATGTCTATTCTAGCAAAAATTCCATCTCAAGAAAAGTAAAAATTGTTGCAAAAGATGCAAAATCTACCTATATAGATAGGGTAAGGACATATTCTATATGTCTAATAAATATTTTACCCCCAAAATTAAGATTTATAAAACTTTGTTCTTCATTTTACCACAAGTGATATGGTTAATAAAATATTTACCAATACCACTCGTGGTAATTATTCAAAAGAATATTTTCATTATCAAACAACTTTATATTTTGATATACAAAATTTATAGTTACTTTTACGCATTACAAATCTTAATTTGTTTTTTTGGTTTCTCTTTAATTAAATCTGATACTTTACCTGCTTTAAGCATATAGCTATCTACATCATGACCAACTAGCATTTTAACTTCCTTTGCTATTTCAATAGATTTATCTAAGTCAATACCTGTATTTATGCCCATACGGTGTAGCATATGAATAATATCTTCTGATGCTACATTACCTGAAGCGCCTGGTGCATATGGGCATCCTCCTAGACCACCAAATGCTCCATCAAATCTTGACATACCTGCTTCCATTGCCGCTACGATATTTGCTAATGCCATTCCTCTTGTATTATGGAAATGAATATTCCAAATAATTTCAGGATAATTTTCCTTGAAATACTGACATTTTGTATATACTTCTTTTGGATTTCCCATTCCCGTTGTATCTGATAGTGAAATTTCTCGAATACCTAGATCAATAAAAGCTTTAACAACTTGCTCAATTTGTTCAATACTAATTTCCCCTTCAAATGGACAACCAAAAGAAGTGGCAATAGCTCCTGATACTTCTAAGCCATTTTCATGTGCTAAATCATAACATTCTTTAAATCCTTCAACAGTCTGCTTTGGCGTACGGTTAAAATTACTTATATTATGAGATTCACTTGCTGAAACTGTTAATTTGACTTTCTTAATTCCGGCAGCAATCGCTCTCTCTGTTCCTTTAAGATTTGGCACTAATACCCTTAATTCAGCCTTATCCTTATTTTTAATCAATTTGAATACTTCAGCAGTATCTGCCAATGCAGGAATGGCTTTACTATGCACCATAGATCCGATTTCAATCACTTTAAATCCTGCTTCAATGGCCTGATCAATCAATTTCGCTTTTGCTTCTGGAGGTAAAATAGTTTTTTCATTCTGTAACCCATCTCTAGGTCCTACCTCTGCAATAATCACTTCGTTTGGATATTTCATAGCGTCTCTTCCTTTCATCCCATTTTGATCTATTTATTTCTATTAAAATCTAATAATATTTTTACATACTTACCACTCAATGCATCTTCATAGGCAAGATGGTATTTTGTAAAGGGAATTACTTTTGAAATTATGGGGTCAAGATATAATTTTTTATCTTTTATATAAGATATAGCTTTTTCAAAATCTTTTTTTGTATAAATAATACTTCCATGAATAGTAATCTCGCTACGATTAATAAACATACTCGGATAAACACTTGCTTCATTAGTCAATCCTAATGAAATGAGATTCCCACCAGGCTTTATGATTGTAAAAGCTTGCTCGATTGCCTTTTTTGCTCCTGCTGCTTCAATGACTACATCAAATTTTTCATTTTTAATTTCATGTGGTAATAATGTAGTGATATTTTTATTTAATTCTTTAGCTTTTACTAATTTATCTTCTCTGATATCAATTGCAGTAATATTGTCATTCATGGTTTTAAGCAATGCAATATTTAAAAGTCCTTCAGTCCCACACCCTACAACTGCAACTTGATCATCTTTTTTAATGGATATTTTCGAAAGGGCATGTACATTTACCGCAAGAGGTTCCACAAGAACACCATATTGATTTTCAATTGTCTCTGGAATTTTTACTATAAACTCTGAATCAACTACTACTTCCTCTATAAAAAAACCCTCTATAGTGACTCCATAAGACTTTTTATTAGCACATATATTCGTCATTCCTTTTTTACAATATTCACATACCCCACAATAATTATTAGGAAACGCAACCACCTTATCTCCTACGTTTAACTGCACATTATTGCCGACTTCAATAATCCTACCAATAATTTCATGCCCTGGCGTATTAGGATATTTAGCATAAGGTATTTTGCCACGATATACGCTAAGATCTGACCCACATATTCCCCCCATAAGGGTTTCTACTCTTACTTGTCCATCTTTTAGGTCTTTGATTTTTTCACATTCTATAATTTCAATATTTTCAGGAGAATGAATTACTATTTTTTTCATGGTATACTCCTTCTTTTAATTAAATACATACAATTCTTTTTTTATAATCAAATGATTCATGCAAATAAGTGAATTGCCCACATCAAGATTACTTGCTGTAGGCAATTTATCCTATTTATAAATAATTATTTTGCAGCTTCTAACATAGAATCTACTAATTCATCACCAATTTTTTCTCTGATGATATCATATACAGGTGCAGCTTTTTCTTTCATTTCTTGCATTAATTCTGGTGATAAATCAACAATTTCTGTGTCATTTGCTTCCATAATCTCAATACGCTCATTAATTCTTGTATCTGCTTGCTCTCTTGCCCATAATTTTGCAGTATTTACAGATTCTACAATAGCCGATGAAATTTCTTCTGGTAAACTATTGAACTTATCAAGATTTTGTACCATAGAAACTAGGTGAAGTACATGATTTGTATTGATAATATACTTTTGTTGCTCATAAAGCTTTGCACCTACAGTTACTTCATAAGGATTTTCTTGTGCATCAATTGTCCCTTGTTGTAAACCTATATATACTTCAGAAAATGCCATAGGTGTAGGGTTTGCTCCTAATGCTCTCCAATAAGCAATGTGATAAGGATTTTCCATTGTTCTGATCTTTTGACCATTAAAATCATCCATTGATTGGATTAATTTGTTTGTACTCATTTCTCTAAAACCTTGATCTGCAAAACCTAATATTTTAAATCCATTTTTTTCATAAACCGCACTTAGTTTATTGAAGAAATCACCATCAACAACCTTTCTAGCAGTCTGAATATCAGAGAATACACTTGGCATATCAAATACAGCTAATTCAGGAATGAAATTTACCATTGGCGCAGTAGTCGATGCAACAAAATCGATTTCTCCATTTTGACAACTTTCAGCAGCTTCCACATCACTTCCCATAGTTCCATTTGGGAAAATTTGAATTGTAGCTTGTCCATTAGTTGCTTTTTCTACTTCTTCTTTGAATTTCTTTGCGAATAAATACGTTACAGAATCTTCTGGGCTATCACATGCTAGCGTAAATTTATACTCTTTTGCATCACCAGCACCACTACTTTCTGAATCACTCTTGCTACCACATCCTACAACTGATACAACCAATACCAATACCAATAATACTGCTAGAAATTTTTTCATGTTATTCCTCCTTTGATTTTACAGCAATGCTAAACTGATTGCTGGTATAAAAGTAATTAAAATCAATGCAAACACAAAGAACATAATAAACGGAAATGCTTTTTTAGCTATATCCATAACTTCTATACCGGTTATGGAACTTGCTACGAAAAGGTTTACTCCAACTGGTGGGGTTACAAATCCAATAGCTAAGTTAACTACCATAATGATCCCAAAATGAACAGGATCTACTCCAATAGCATTTGTAATAGGTAGTAATATTGGTGTAAGAATCAAAATCGCTGGACCTGTATCAATAACCATACCCACAAACAATAGTACAAAGTTGATTACAATTAACACAGCCACTTTACCAGCAAATAAACCTGTAATCCAACCTGCTACATATTGTGGAACTTGTAATAATGCTAATACTCTTGAGAATGCAACAGCAGCCGCAAGTATAAATAATAACGGTGTATAAGTTTTAATACTATCGATAAAAATACCTTTAATATCTTTTATACCAATTGTTTTGTAAATAAACAAACTAACAATTAACGCATAAAATACAGATATTGTAGCAGCTTCCGTTGGAGACGCAATTCCACCATAAATACTTCCTAAGATGATAACAGGTGCTAATAACGCCCAGAAGCTATCTTTAAATACACTTAAAAATCCTTTTTCCTTTAATGTTGCATAATTTTTTTCTATCTTTTCTTTATCTTCGCCATTCTTTTTGCAATAGTAGTATGCATAAATCATTAAACAAAGTCCAATTAATAACCCTGGCAATATTCCAGCGATAAACATACTTCCAACAGATACGCCAGAAGCCATTCCATATATGATAAATGGAATACTCGGTGGAATAATTACCCCTAATCCTCCTGCAACTGCAACCAGTGCCGTAGAGAATGTTTTATCATATCCTAGATTTACCAATAACGGGATTGTCATGGCTCCTACAGCTGCTGTTGTAGCAGGTGCAGAGCCAGAAATTGCCCCATAAAATAAACATGTAGTAATAACGGCCATTGGAATTCCCGCAGTTTTATTTCCTAGAAAATACGAAAACATATTAAATAACTTTTGAGAAATTCCTCCTTGAGCCATAATCATTCCCGATAGAATAAACATAGGGATAGCTAGAATTGGAAAACTATTAACTCCGCCTACCATACTTCTTACAATAAATTCTCCTGTAGCAGGGAAACTGCTATCAACAATCCCTGGTAATACCGAAACAATCCCCAGGGTTGACGCCACAGGAATAGAAATAGCGATACATACTGCGAATATTATAAACACTAAACTTGGCGACATATAAATCTCCTCTCTATTCAATCAAGTTTACATCGGGCAATTTCCTCCTTATAAAGAGAGTCATTCAAACCCAAGCACAGCTAATATCGTATATTGATCAAAATTCCTTTTTTACTAGTTCCTATCTTTTAATGATTACGAGTGTTGTTTACGCATATTTAATAGTTCAACAAAGCATTGTATAAAACTTTGGATAATTCTGACAATTGCTAATGCAAAACCCACTACTGTAGATAGCTGAACTAAATATACAGGCAATCCTAGAGCAGAACTTACCTGCCCACTTGCATAGGTTGTTTGAACAACCGCAACAGCACTCTGAAGTACATAGATGAAGAATACAAACATAACAACTTTTGAAATCAACCTAATTATCTGTGCAAGTGTATTAGGTAAATACGTTAACATTTGTTCAAGCTTAATCGAAGTTCTATGCTTTGTACAATAACCAATACTAATAAACGCTGACCATACGAATAAATATCTTGTTAATTCTTCAGACCATGTGAGGGAATAGTTTAATAAGTATCTCATTAATACCTGTACTCCCATAGTCAGTACCATTATTACTAGAAAAATAAGGAGTAAAAATTCTTCCGCATTTTTATCAAGCCACTTTAATATTTTCATTTAAAACCTCCTCTCTTACATAATATTTGTAGTTCCTATTAAGCTTATGTCGTTGCATGAACAGATTTTGTTACTATGCCTCCAGTAAGCTTTCCTTCTACAACGTTTTCCTTAGGTGTATAAATATCATTGATATTCCATATTCCATCTGTCGGTACAGGAATATTTTCCATTGGTACGTCAATTAGATATGGTTCGTTTGATTCTAATGCTTCTTTAAATACAGCTTTGAATTCATCTGCACTCTGAATTTTCTTACTTTTGATGCCATATCCTGCTGCTATTTGTGCCCAATCTGGCGTATATGCTGCTCCTTTTGCATCCTTAAATACAGTTCCAAATGTATGTTCATAGTGGGAAGCTTCTAAACCAGCAATTGTTCCAAATGCACTATTATTCATAACAACCCAAACTACAGGAATATTCTTTTCAACAGCAGTTGCAATAACTGATGGGTTTGTACCAAATCCTCCATCACCAACTAATGTAATTACTTTTTTATCTGGTGCAGCAAGTTTTGCTCCTAATGTTGCAGCTGGTCCAAAGCCCATTGTAGCTAATCCACCTGGATGAAGTATTGTGCTTGGTAATTCAATATCAAACTGTTGACCCATACCATTTTTATTCCAACCAACATCTGTTACGATAATACCATCTTGCGGGAATACTTCACGAACATCTTTTAGTATTCTTTGAGGAGTCATTGGGAATCTAGAATCATTTGAAATAGCTTCATTTGATTTCTTAAACTCCATCTTATTCTCTTTAATAAATTCTCTTAATTGTGAACGATCTATTCCTTCAGGCTTTAATTCTTTTGCTGCTTTTACTATAGCTTGTAGTGCTAATTTAGGATCTGCAACTGCACCTATAGCAACTGGATAGTTTCTACCAATTTCACTTGGTTCTACATCAATCTGCATGAATTTACTTTTTTCTTCATCGAATGTAACATTATTATACCATGAACTACTGTCTGCTTCTGCAAATCTTGTTCCTATTCCTAAAATTACATCTGCATTTTTTGAAATGCCATTAACAAAATCTGTCCCCCAAAATCCAGTCATTCCAACCATTAATGGATGTGTATCTGGCAATATGCCCTGCCCCATTAATGTTCTTGTAACAGGAATATCTAAAAATTCTACTAATTCTCTTAGTTCATCTGTTGCTTCGCTGAATACGGCTTGACCACCAACATGAATTAATGGATTTTTTGCATTAATTAATTCCTTAGCAATTTCTTTTGCCGTATTTTCAGGAATACTTGGTTTAAATATTTCATGAGATTCTTTGTATGTTCTTGCAAAAAGTTTATCATCAATTTCTCTAGAGAACATATCCATTGGTACAGAAATCAATACTGGTCCTGGTCTACCTGTTTCAGCTAATCTAAATGCTTTATCTAAAATCTCTGGAAGTAGCTCTGGATTATCAAGTCTCCAAGCTCTTTTTACAAAAGGTTTATATATATCATATTGTGATCCATCACAATGCATATTTACTTCTTGATGAGGATGCTTTCCATAGTAATAACTTGGAACATCTCCTGCAATTACAACCATTGGAATTGCATCTAATGCAGCATTTGCTACACCTGTAGCAGCATTTGTTAATCCAGGTCCTAAATGACATAAAACAACGCTTGCTTTTTTTGTGATTCTTGCATAAGCATCTGCTGCGTGTGAAGCAACTTGCTCATGTCTTACTGAAATATATTCAAGCTTTTCACTTTTCTCAAGTGCATCTAGCATAGCAATAACTGTATGCCCACATAAACCAAATATATGCTTAACATCTCTTCTTTCAAGATAGTTTACTATCTGTGAAGATACTAGTTTTTTCATTTATTTCTCCTCCTTAATAGTCCACTCTTCGTCCTTCTTCTGCTGATACATATGCTGCATAAATTACCTTTAAACTATCATAAGCAAGATCAAATCCTGATTGTGGCTCTCGATCAAATGCAATACACTCCATGAAATCTTGTAACTGACCTGTATAACCTCTTATTACCTCATCAGAAACGAATGCTTTATTCCATCCTAATTTTGATGGTAACATTTCAGCAATTGAAATGTCTTCAATGCCATCTTCATCTAAATAGTAAGTATTTAAAATATCTGTAGGTGTAATATTGCAAACAAAATTAGCATCATTACAATACAATTCAATATAATTTTTTGTTCCTCCTAAGCATACATCTGCAGATATGATCAATGCCTTTGTTCCGTCAGAAAAAGTAATCGTAATCGTACCAATATCTTCAACATCTTCAGGTGCTGCAGCAATATGACGTTTTTCATGCTCTGTCAAATTGTCTGTGATTACTCCCACATCTGCTACTACACTTTTTATTGTGATCTCTTCACCTCGTGCTTTAGCTTCCTCTTGTTTTAACCATAAAATTCCTGAAAGAGGATGACATGCTACACGGATAACTGTTCCACCACCAGTCATATCCCATCTACCTGCAACAGGTGAACTTGAGCCTTTTAAGCTCTCTTCACCTTTTGCAAATAAAATTTTACTCTTTTTAGCACGAATTAATTCTGCTGATTTTTGTACAGGTGTACAATAAACATAGTTTTCAGCATACATAAATTTTGCTTCTGATTCTTCTACTACTTTCTTTATCTTATCCATTGATTCCAATACCGATCCATACATTTTGCTTTTTGAAACGTTTTTTCCAATTGGCTTTTGGTCATCAGCTTTACCAAAGTAACCACTTAAAGGTTTTTCACAAATTACATGTTTTCCTGCTTTTAAAGCCTTGATAATCATATCTTCATGAAGAGCAGGTGGTGTTACAATATCTATTACATCAATTTCTTCATCTGCTAATAACTCATCAAATTTATCTACAGCCTTTTCAAAACCGTACTGATCTGCAATTCTTTGAGCTTTTTCTATATCAATATCTACAATAGTTTTTAATCTTACATCAACTCCACTAACACGCTTATATCCATTACCATGTAATGTTGAGGCATAGCCTCCTCCTACTAATCCAACTACTACAGATTTTTTATTCATTTTCTTCCTCCTATTCTTCAAGTTCAGCGTTATAAAATTCTCCAAATAATTCTGCATCTGATGGTCTATCCTCTGAAATAGGCTTTGATACCCATGTTATATTCATATAATGCTTTAAGTTAACATTTTCTGATACAACATTTCCACCCCAAGTTCCGCATCCAAGACTTGATGTCATAGGCATACCATTTGTAAAGGATCCAGCATTTGCTTTTGATTGAGGTTGTCTAACCATCATTCTACTTACAGGAGCCAGCATTGCTAACTGATGTATATGCTCATCATCAAAAGAGTATATTCCACATGAATGACCTTTTCCACCGTAATCATAAATCTTTTCAATCATCTTCAATGCATTTTCGAATCCTTCATACTTATGAATAGCTAGTAATGTTGTTAATTTTTCTCCTGAAAATAAATATCCTTTTCCTACACCATCACCAATTACAGCAATAAACTTTCTATCTTCTCCAATTTCAAATCCAGCGATTTTTGCTAACTTTTGTGGTGCAATAGCTACTGTATCAGCTAATCTATGACCTTCATCATCCCACATAACTTTTCTAAGCATTTCTCTTTCTTCTTCATTTGCAATATATGCACCCTCAACTTCAAGTTGCTTAAGGAAATCATCATAAATTCTAGAATCTACTACTAAGTTTCCATCTGCTGAACAACCTGAACCAAAGTCAGAAGTCTTACTTAATCTTGTATTTCTAGCAGCCTCTTCAAGATTAGCTGTCTCATCAATTACCATAGTTGAATTTCCAGCTCCTACACCATAAGCAGGTGTTCCTGAACTATAAGCGGCTCTAACAAGTCCTTGTCCTCCAGTAGCTAAAACAAGATCACATTCAGCCATTAATGTTTGTGTCATTGTCATATTTACATTTTGTAAACATTGTAAAATATCTTCAGGAGCGCCTTCTTTTTTTAACGCTTCTCTCATTAATCTTACTGTTTCAAAAGAAGTATTTTTAGCTCTTGGATGAGGTGAAAAGATAACAGCGTCTCTTGCTTTTATAGCATATACAGCTGTTCCCGCAGGAGTTAATGCTGGATTAGTTGTAGGTACTACAGAACCGATTACCCCAACAGGTTTAGCATATTTTACTAATCCTTTTTCAGGAATTTCCTCGATAATCCCTACACTCTTAGAACGTAATGCATCTCTTAGTATACCACGAATTTTAAATCTCTTATTAATTCTACTTTCATAATCACCTAGCTTACTTTCTTCAATTCCCATAGTAGTCAATCCTAAAAACGTTTTCCTGTTTGCTACAGCCCAAGCTACTGCCTGACATAATCTATCTACTTTCTCTTGTGAATATGTTTCAAGAATTGCCTGTGCTTTTCTTGCTTTCTCTAAAGCTTCATCTAACTCTTTTCTTTGAATATGGGTTAATTCTTTTGCCATTTTTAACGCCTCCATAATTTATGTTTTTTATTTAAATATTTTTTTATCAAAATATTCTTTTGCTGTTTCAAGACATCTTCGAGCATGTTCTGTATATCCTAGCTCTTTTACTCTCTCAATATGAGGTAATTCAATAGAGTATACTACTT is part of the Crassaminicella profunda genome and encodes:
- a CDS encoding TRAP transporter substrate-binding protein, with the translated sequence MKKFLAVLLVLVLVVSVVGCGSKSDSESSGAGDAKEYKFTLACDSPEDSVTYLFAKKFKEEVEKATNGQATIQIFPNGTMGSDVEAAESCQNGEIDFVASTTAPMVNFIPELAVFDMPSVFSDIQTARKVVDGDFFNKLSAVYEKNGFKILGFADQGFREMSTNKLIQSMDDFNGQKIRTMENPYHIAYWRALGANPTPMAFSEVYIGLQQGTIDAQENPYEVTVGAKLYEQQKYIINTNHVLHLVSMVQNLDKFNSLPEEISSAIVESVNTAKLWAREQADTRINERIEIMEANDTEIVDLSPELMQEMKEKAAPVYDIIREKIGDELVDSMLEAAK
- a CDS encoding hydroxymethylglutaryl-CoA lyase; its protein translation is MKYPNEVIIAEVGPRDGLQNEKTILPPEAKAKLIDQAIEAGFKVIEIGSMVHSKAIPALADTAEVFKLIKNKDKAELRVLVPNLKGTERAIAAGIKKVKLTVSASESHNISNFNRTPKQTVEGFKECYDLAHENGLEVSGAIATSFGCPFEGEISIEQIEQVVKAFIDLGIREISLSDTTGMGNPKEVYTKCQYFKENYPEIIWNIHFHNTRGMALANIVAAMEAGMSRFDGAFGGLGGCPYAPGASGNVASEDIIHMLHRMGINTGIDLDKSIEIAKEVKMLVGHDVDSYMLKAGKVSDLIKEKPKKQIKICNA
- a CDS encoding LacI family DNA-binding transcriptional regulator, whose amino-acid sequence is MATIEDVVKKSGVSRSTVFRFLNGSNVRENSKKKIIQAMEELNFKVDVINKHKNFVIEISVCHDYDEFQGFSQIVQGVIERAEKSDVLVQLVRRVGKQIDEDYAKWDYKNKAKGVIIVGKNKEDEEKEARLLAENGIPHVFVNRVLLGNDTNFVGVDLEKGAYDIVSYLIKKGHKKILAIGNPKELYVDEKKLKGYKRALQDYGIKIDDKFLHVISSKSEWEDIIRKVLRSEDVPDAYFGLCDSYSVKFMSIARSLGYEVPKDISVVGMDDIDLAKYSFPTLTSVKVPFKKMGIIAVEQMIQLFNQVYSNVKIMIKHELIERDSVEDRV
- a CDS encoding zinc-dependent alcohol dehydrogenase, producing the protein MKKIVIHSPENIEIIECEKIKDLKDGQVRVETLMGGICGSDLSVYRGKIPYAKYPNTPGHEIIGRIIEVGNNVQLNVGDKVVAFPNNYCGVCEYCKKGMTNICANKKSYGVTIEGFFIEEVVVDSEFIVKIPETIENQYGVLVEPLAVNVHALSKISIKKDDQVAVVGCGTEGLLNIALLKTMNDNITAIDIREDKLVKAKELNKNITTLLPHEIKNEKFDVVIEAAGAKKAIEQAFTIIKPGGNLISLGLTNEASVYPSMFINRSEITIHGSIIYTKKDFEKAISYIKDKKLYLDPIISKVIPFTKYHLAYEDALSGKYVKILLDFNRNK
- a CDS encoding IclR family transcriptional regulator, with product MGEKTVSNRSLDRALDILEAFINNENGMTLNEIANKINLSPSTVYRLVMTLNNRKFLERDNESKKFYLGSQLNRLVNLNHMGANEHLKKMAQPLMKKVFDKLNENIALYIRDDDCKLCIDMFESTRSLRHVIDIGDRVTMDKGAVGKVLLAFLDDSERKKFEIEGWPTAEALDKVKANGYALSVGEREEGLIGIAAPIRNSSGAVIAAVSMSGPSIRFMDESISDKIDMIVSLGKEISKALGMNIQE
- a CDS encoding 5-deoxy-glucuronate isomerase, whose protein sequence is MEVRYGVSPREAKGYDTEKLRENFLMDSLFITGETKFIYSHIDRIIVGSACPIELLKLEGGKEIGSAYFLERRELGIINIGETGFVIADGERIELNPRDGLYIGKGIKEVVFESADKSRPAKFYLNSAPAHKAYPIVKIHIEKANPNDLGSIEQSK